The Desulfitobacterium chlororespirans DSM 11544 genome includes a region encoding these proteins:
- a CDS encoding FMN-binding protein: MRAFDGKKYYALYMLNAILNTQGGPKRSEKAEVLDCNGNPIPHLYSAGECGGVTVCMYQGGTNIAECFTFGRIAGKNAAAPKDALPVYVAETSVASTPTMPGQITDAKMTAAEYTAGENQYIGKGTGINGDVVVRVTMDGDKIGGVEVLAQSETEGIGSNAIEKLPAQFVGLSTKDAVNAVDGVSGATLTSKALKEAVTKALSAAAGL, translated from the coding sequence ATGCGGGCCTTTGACGGCAAGAAGTATTATGCGCTCTACATGCTCAATGCCATATTGAACACCCAGGGCGGACCGAAGCGCAGCGAGAAGGCGGAGGTGCTGGATTGTAACGGTAACCCGATCCCCCATTTGTACAGCGCCGGCGAGTGCGGTGGCGTGACAGTCTGCATGTATCAGGGTGGTACCAATATTGCCGAATGCTTCACCTTCGGCCGCATTGCGGGAAAAAATGCGGCTGCCCCAAAAGATGCGCTGCCGGTTTATGTAGCGGAGACGTCTGTAGCGTCCACACCGACCATGCCTGGCCAGATCACAGATGCCAAAATGACGGCAGCCGAGTATACGGCCGGCGAAAATCAGTATATTGGGAAAGGGACCGGTATTAACGGCGACGTTGTTGTGCGCGTGACTATGGATGGCGATAAAATCGGCGGTGTCGAGGTGCTCGCACAAAGTGAGACCGAGGGAATCGGCTCAAATGCAATTGAGAAGCTACCCGCACAGTTTGTCGGCCTGAGTACCAAAGATGCTGTCAATGCTGTTGACGGTGTATCCGGTGCGACCTTAACCAGTAAGGCTCTCAAGGAAGCAGTTACTAAGGCCCTGTCAGCGGCCGCGGGCTTATAG
- a CDS encoding metalloenzyme, giving the protein MQFVMIFLDGFGLGTEQDNPIAAAHTPHLDGLLGGRFLWGHEVRIKTEHVFFAPLDASLGVTGIPQSATGQTTLWTGINGAKALGFHLNAYPNEKLAEIIKEKSIFKQLADQGKKVTFANTFTSHYDEIIATGKRRHTASTLSALAGGVPLRRLGDLLQGKGVYQDMTNEILRELEPEADIPLIAPYEAGQNLGRLALDYDFTLYEFFQTDVRGHKQDWEKSVALIEQIDEFIGGFMDLVRHEDVTWLLTSDHGNIEDFSVKGHTQNPVPALGWSNQPVEWPQWERLEDVTPGIMGMILERGQR; this is encoded by the coding sequence ATGCAATTTGTGATGATTTTCCTTGATGGTTTTGGGTTGGGCACGGAGCAGGATAATCCTATTGCCGCTGCCCACACTCCTCATTTGGATGGATTGCTGGGAGGCCGTTTTCTCTGGGGACATGAGGTCCGGATTAAGACGGAGCATGTGTTTTTTGCGCCCTTGGATGCTTCCCTCGGTGTGACTGGAATTCCGCAAAGTGCTACAGGCCAGACTACTTTATGGACAGGAATTAATGGAGCGAAGGCACTGGGTTTTCACCTTAATGCTTATCCCAATGAAAAGCTGGCGGAGATTATCAAAGAAAAGTCCATCTTTAAACAGTTAGCAGACCAAGGCAAGAAGGTGACTTTTGCCAATACGTTTACCAGTCATTACGACGAGATTATAGCTACCGGAAAGAGGAGACATACTGCCTCTACTTTATCTGCCTTGGCAGGCGGGGTGCCTTTACGCAGGCTGGGGGATCTATTGCAGGGAAAAGGGGTCTATCAGGATATGACCAATGAGATTCTCAGGGAGCTGGAACCGGAAGCGGATATACCGCTGATAGCCCCCTACGAAGCAGGGCAAAACCTGGGCCGTCTGGCGTTGGACTATGACTTTACCCTGTATGAGTTCTTCCAGACCGATGTGCGCGGTCATAAACAGGACTGGGAGAAATCGGTGGCCTTAATTGAACAGATCGACGAGTTTATCGGGGGCTTTATGGACCTGGTTCGTCATGAGGATGTGACCTGGCTCTTAACCAGTGATCATGGAAATATAGAGGATTTTAGCGTTAAAGGTCATACTCAGAATCCGGTTCCTGCTCTGGGCTGGTCCAACCAGCCGGTGGAATGGCCGCAGTGGGAGCGGCTGGAGGATGTGACACCGGGGATCATGGGAATGATATTAGAGCGAGGGCAGCGTTGA
- a CDS encoding FAD-binding protein — protein MENMNRRNFLKKATVGAAALAGASMLTACGTPETVKPNSDTSPAGRSWDYEVDAVVVGGGHGGLCAAATALERGKKVLLVEISGIVGGGSAWSGGILHTFGTQTYEEYLEYSEGLHDPVLGKLFFETFKGEFMPWVQNTVGAPVYIMGPQAGPNGRPQDKVPNSIGDKEWKMGSKEDKGYAGLRKYFKAIEDYVKAKGGTVLLKTRGLNLITDGEKVVGLKIVTKGEEPKYVKAGAVVLATGNFFANKGLLTQFVGPYAYRAKVMGVPYATGDGMRMGLGVGAMLSEGLSTWSGTLVCVTHGKAVTDDPEAYEKVIETDPDNMPGINKGRPNPPWFGTGTVLPELVPAIVVNLNGKRFKDEAHPIDSKYPRLTDAVLVQPEGMAFVIGDQAMSDAGAAAMMKIIKDEGVKVVEGATLEEFAANMEKAGVYKANLLKTIREYNEAIDKGTTMELEVPREYNLNKISTPPFYGVPVTGQVYCNFGGLAINEKVQVLDHQKQPIPGLYAVPPAAGGVMRSIYTGSIALAGTFGWLAGKQV, from the coding sequence ATGGAAAACATGAACCGAAGAAATTTCTTGAAAAAGGCCACCGTTGGTGCGGCCGCTTTAGCAGGGGCAAGTATGTTGACGGCCTGCGGCACCCCTGAAACCGTTAAACCGAACTCCGACACATCGCCTGCCGGCAGAAGCTGGGATTATGAAGTGGATGCTGTGGTGGTCGGCGGCGGACACGGCGGCCTCTGCGCGGCAGCTACAGCGCTGGAAAGAGGCAAAAAGGTATTGCTGGTGGAAATCAGCGGCATTGTCGGCGGCGGCTCGGCTTGGTCCGGCGGGATTCTCCATACCTTCGGCACCCAAACTTATGAAGAATATCTGGAATACAGCGAAGGTCTCCATGATCCTGTCCTGGGTAAGCTCTTCTTTGAAACCTTTAAGGGAGAGTTTATGCCCTGGGTTCAAAATACGGTAGGCGCACCTGTCTATATCATGGGACCGCAAGCAGGGCCCAACGGACGCCCTCAGGATAAGGTACCCAACTCCATTGGTGACAAAGAGTGGAAGATGGGAAGCAAAGAAGACAAAGGCTATGCCGGTTTGCGGAAGTACTTTAAGGCCATTGAAGACTATGTGAAAGCCAAAGGCGGTACCGTCCTGCTTAAAACAAGAGGTCTTAATCTGATCACGGACGGCGAAAAAGTCGTAGGCTTAAAGATCGTGACCAAAGGGGAAGAACCCAAATATGTCAAAGCGGGCGCTGTTGTGCTGGCCACCGGAAACTTCTTTGCCAACAAAGGCTTACTGACCCAGTTTGTCGGCCCTTATGCCTACAGAGCCAAAGTCATGGGTGTCCCTTATGCAACAGGCGACGGTATGAGGATGGGGCTGGGAGTCGGCGCTATGCTCAGTGAAGGCTTAAGCACCTGGTCGGGAACCCTGGTCTGTGTCACTCATGGCAAGGCGGTTACGGATGATCCGGAAGCTTATGAAAAAGTGATTGAAACCGATCCCGACAATATGCCCGGTATCAATAAAGGACGGCCTAATCCACCTTGGTTTGGAACCGGCACGGTCCTTCCGGAATTGGTTCCCGCTATCGTAGTTAATCTGAACGGCAAGCGCTTTAAGGATGAAGCCCATCCTATCGACTCCAAATATCCCCGCCTCACCGACGCGGTCCTCGTTCAGCCTGAAGGAATGGCCTTTGTCATCGGCGACCAGGCGATGTCTGACGCCGGCGCAGCCGCTATGATGAAAATTATCAAGGACGAAGGGGTAAAGGTCGTCGAAGGCGCTACCCTGGAGGAATTTGCCGCGAATATGGAGAAGGCCGGTGTTTATAAGGCCAACCTGTTGAAAACCATCCGCGAGTACAATGAGGCTATTGATAAAGGAACAACCATGGAACTGGAAGTGCCCAGAGAGTATAACCTGAATAAAATCAGCACACCGCCCTTCTATGGCGTACCGGTCACAGGGCAAGTTTATTGTAACTTCGGCGGATTGGCTATCAATGAAAAAGTACAGGTTCTCGATCACCAGAAACAGCCTATCCCGGGTCTCTATGCCGTTCCTCCGGCAGCCGGCGGCGTTATGAGAAGTATCTATACCGGAAGTATTGCTCTGGCCGGTACCTTCGGCTGGCTGGCAGGAAAACAGGTGTAA
- the pheS gene encoding phenylalanine--tRNA ligase subunit alpha — protein MKQEVHRIQEETLAELQQVSTLEALQELKVKVLGKKGSLTAQLRKMGGLSPEERPIFGQVVNETRDVLEAAWIRREEELSQAVMLKQLEEEKLDISLPGVSLPRGHQHPLTKVIEEIEEIFLGMGFQIAEGPEIESDYYNFEALNLPKDHPAREMQDSFYITEEFLLRTQTSPVQIRTMEKLRPQLPVKIICPGKVYRNDDDATHSPMFHQVEGLMVDRGIRMSDLKGILLSFSRMMFGESREIRLRPSFFPFTEPSAEVDVSCMLCGGAGCRICKGTGWIEILGSGMVHPRVLEMGGYDSKVLTGFAFGMGVERIAMLKYGIEDMRLLFDNDLRFLQQF, from the coding sequence TTGAAACAGGAAGTTCATCGTATTCAAGAAGAAACACTGGCAGAGCTTCAGCAGGTCTCGACTTTGGAAGCGCTGCAGGAGCTGAAGGTTAAGGTTCTCGGCAAAAAAGGCTCCCTCACCGCTCAATTGCGGAAGATGGGGGGCTTAAGCCCGGAAGAGCGGCCCATTTTTGGCCAGGTGGTCAATGAGACCCGGGATGTTCTGGAAGCAGCCTGGATTCGTCGTGAGGAAGAGCTGTCCCAAGCGGTTATGCTGAAACAACTGGAAGAGGAAAAACTGGATATCAGTCTGCCTGGCGTAAGTCTGCCCCGGGGGCATCAGCATCCTTTGACCAAGGTCATCGAAGAAATCGAGGAGATTTTTCTGGGAATGGGTTTCCAGATTGCTGAAGGTCCGGAGATTGAGAGTGACTACTATAATTTTGAGGCTTTGAATCTGCCTAAGGATCATCCCGCCCGGGAAATGCAGGACTCTTTCTATATCACCGAAGAGTTCCTCCTGCGGACTCAGACCTCACCGGTTCAGATACGAACCATGGAGAAGCTGCGGCCCCAGCTTCCTGTCAAAATCATCTGCCCCGGCAAAGTCTATCGCAACGATGACGACGCTACCCACTCTCCGATGTTCCATCAAGTGGAAGGGCTGATGGTGGATCGGGGCATTCGTATGTCGGATCTGAAAGGAATCCTCTTAAGCTTCTCCAGAATGATGTTTGGGGAGTCCCGGGAGATTCGCTTGCGTCCCAGTTTTTTCCCTTTCACAGAACCCAGTGCTGAGGTGGATGTATCCTGCATGCTTTGTGGCGGAGCCGGCTGCCGGATCTGTAAAGGCACCGGCTGGATTGAGATTCTGGGCTCCGGTATGGTTCATCCCAGGGTGCTGGAAATGGGCGGCTATGACTCCAAAGTATTAACAGGCTTTGCTTTTGGTATGGGTGTAGAACGGATCGCCATGCTGAAGTACGGCATTGAAGATATGCGGCTTTTATTCGATAACGACTTGCGCTTTTTGCAGCAGTTTTAA
- a CDS encoding LysR family transcriptional regulator, with amino-acid sequence MRLEQMEYLISLAETGSITQTAKYFFMSQQGISYSIQQLEKELNVKILHNNRNRVTFTAAGECILARAKDFVKQYQELQEELQSFQKDKNASYTTRLFLYIDPFMANTFLPRILKKLHKQSKIKLATKEQNLTLLMQTLANPSEVDGIGLVGLTEYYITDQFKQMFDFEPIHTCYLQVLVSETSPLAKLSAIGFEEIAQYPICLFASDYNSDEVNKDLFFGRTVKNLSVILQTTNVDMYRDMVNKNIAIGLTTDYLESFFHKSGLTGIPIKEPIQFYVGFIRRKGRAFSVMDEEFVAIAKEVLDSQLAKKVSQ; translated from the coding sequence ATGCGGCTTGAACAAATGGAATATCTCATCAGTCTGGCTGAGACCGGTTCCATCACCCAGACAGCGAAATATTTCTTTATGTCTCAGCAGGGAATCAGTTATTCAATTCAGCAGCTGGAAAAGGAACTGAATGTAAAAATACTTCACAATAATAGGAATCGAGTTACCTTTACTGCGGCAGGAGAGTGCATCCTGGCCAGGGCTAAAGATTTCGTGAAGCAATACCAGGAACTGCAAGAAGAGTTGCAGTCCTTTCAAAAGGACAAAAATGCTTCTTATACAACTAGATTGTTCCTCTATATCGATCCATTTATGGCAAATACTTTCCTGCCCAGGATTCTGAAAAAACTGCACAAGCAATCCAAGATCAAGCTGGCTACAAAAGAACAGAACCTGACCCTTTTGATGCAAACCCTTGCCAATCCTTCGGAAGTTGATGGAATTGGGCTGGTCGGACTGACGGAATATTATATTACGGATCAGTTCAAGCAGATGTTTGATTTTGAACCGATTCATACTTGTTATCTGCAGGTCCTCGTCTCGGAAACCTCTCCCCTGGCCAAGCTTTCTGCCATTGGTTTCGAGGAGATAGCCCAATACCCTATCTGTCTTTTTGCCTCCGATTATAATAGTGATGAAGTCAATAAGGACTTATTCTTTGGCCGTACTGTCAAAAATCTGAGCGTCATCCTCCAGACAACCAATGTTGACATGTACCGGGATATGGTAAATAAAAACATCGCCATCGGTTTAACCACGGATTATCTCGAGTCGTTTTTCCATAAGTCCGGTTTAACAGGAATTCCGATCAAAGAGCCGATTCAATTCTATGTTGGTTTTATTCGCCGGAAAGGCAGAGCGTTTTCTGTTATGGATGAAGAATTTGTTGCGATTGCCAAAGAGGTACTGGACTCTCAGTTGGCCAAAAAAGTCAGCCAGTAA
- a CDS encoding MFS transporter → MNEQKTVLALLLTNIFIAFLGIGLVIPVLPTLMRELGVNGTVVGYLTAAFAIAQLICSPFAGKAADKMGRKKVLVTGLFLFGFSEVLFGLGKEIEVLFLARILGGVSSALIMPAVTAFIADITTLEMRPKALGYMSAAINTGFIIGPGIGGFLADYGTRTPFFFAGALGAVAAILSIIFLKEPERSNETVAEVPKLKSSIKRMLAPMYFIAFTLILIASFGLSAFESFFALFVDGKFFFTPKEIAFVITAGALLGALIQVLLFERLARRWGEVKLIRYSLILSGVLIFLLTAVHSYVWILLVTTLAFIGFDLFRPAVTSYLSKIAGNEQGFVGGMNSMFTSLGNIFGPIIGGILFDIDMDYPFYFAMMVMILGVIITLFWKEPGARRDLV, encoded by the coding sequence ATGAATGAGCAGAAGACCGTTTTAGCATTATTGCTTACGAATATTTTTATTGCCTTCTTAGGCATCGGCCTTGTCATCCCTGTCCTGCCGACGCTGATGAGAGAATTAGGAGTGAACGGCACTGTAGTGGGCTATTTGACCGCTGCCTTTGCCATAGCGCAGCTGATTTGTTCACCTTTTGCTGGTAAAGCGGCTGATAAAATGGGCCGGAAAAAGGTGTTGGTGACCGGTTTATTTCTTTTTGGGTTCTCTGAAGTGCTCTTTGGCTTAGGAAAAGAGATTGAAGTCTTGTTTCTGGCCCGGATCTTAGGAGGTGTGAGCTCAGCTTTAATCATGCCTGCGGTGACGGCTTTTATTGCGGATATCACAACATTGGAAATGCGGCCCAAAGCACTTGGCTATATGTCGGCTGCCATCAACACCGGATTTATTATCGGGCCGGGAATTGGTGGTTTTTTAGCGGATTATGGCACACGCACTCCCTTTTTCTTTGCCGGGGCCCTCGGTGCTGTTGCGGCAATACTGTCCATCATTTTCCTGAAGGAGCCGGAGCGATCCAATGAAACCGTTGCAGAGGTTCCGAAGCTTAAGTCGAGCATTAAGCGCATGCTGGCTCCCATGTACTTTATTGCCTTCACCTTGATCCTGATTGCCTCCTTTGGTTTATCGGCTTTTGAGTCCTTCTTCGCCCTTTTCGTCGATGGCAAGTTTTTCTTTACTCCCAAGGAAATTGCTTTTGTTATTACCGCAGGTGCTTTGCTGGGAGCTTTAATCCAGGTCCTGCTTTTTGAGCGGCTTGCCCGGCGCTGGGGTGAAGTTAAGTTGATTCGCTATAGTCTGATTCTATCCGGAGTCCTTATTTTCTTATTGACCGCCGTTCACTCCTATGTATGGATCCTGCTGGTAACGACTTTGGCCTTTATTGGCTTTGATCTGTTCCGGCCTGCGGTAACATCTTATCTCTCAAAAATTGCCGGGAATGAGCAAGGCTTTGTAGGGGGCATGAACTCTATGTTCACCAGCCTGGGGAATATTTTTGGTCCGATTATCGGGGGGATATTGTTTGATATAGACATGGATTATCCTTTCTATTTTGCTATGATGGTGATGATTTTGGGTGTTATAATCACGCTGTTTTGGAAAGAACCTGGTGCTAGGAGGGATTTAGTATGA
- a CDS encoding cell division protein ZapA has translation MAEENEKVIVEIFGEKHVIRGQESPEHILKVAREVDKKMRLIAQRTPRLAIHQIAILAALNLADELEKIKEEQETLMQLIEAQEE, from the coding sequence ATGGCTGAAGAAAATGAAAAGGTCATTGTTGAGATATTTGGGGAAAAACATGTGATTCGCGGACAGGAAAGCCCGGAGCATATCCTGAAGGTTGCCCGTGAAGTGGATAAAAAGATGCGTCTCATTGCCCAACGGACACCGCGCTTAGCCATTCACCAAATCGCAATTCTGGCCGCGCTGAATCTGGCCGACGAGTTGGAAAAAATCAAGGAAGAACAAGAAACTCTCATGCAGCTCATTGAAGCGCAAGAAGAATAG
- a CDS encoding MerR family transcriptional regulator: MKEQYYSVGQVAKLANISIPTLHYYDQIDLYKPAHVDPLTNYRYYKESQLYILDMIKSLKFIGTPLAEIKTVLNYTPAELFCFLEHQEDIIEGKIQGLQEIQKNLLQTKKQLRQQMKTALAMDVFEKTEDLQIFTLPIENYAPQYIPNDYYGELIKLVESEGSRISSHYGCIYPLLDYNSMDEVRCTHIFTPLMTDRLNGHPSYRRNIRLISESRFIGIAFQYHPDRYIEHYQRLYHHIRTNKLPAADHVYDLFMPTRYSQQKEEFMVELKVQLL, translated from the coding sequence ATGAAAGAACAGTATTATTCCGTTGGTCAAGTAGCCAAACTTGCGAATATCTCGATCCCCACTTTGCATTATTATGACCAGATTGATTTATACAAACCGGCGCATGTGGACCCGCTGACCAATTATCGTTATTACAAAGAATCTCAATTATATATATTGGATATGATTAAATCCCTTAAATTTATCGGCACACCATTGGCGGAGATAAAAACTGTTCTGAATTATACTCCTGCAGAGCTTTTTTGCTTCCTTGAGCATCAAGAGGATATTATCGAGGGTAAAATACAGGGACTGCAGGAAATTCAGAAGAATCTGCTGCAAACAAAGAAGCAGCTCCGGCAGCAAATGAAGACCGCCCTGGCTATGGATGTTTTTGAGAAAACCGAAGATCTGCAGATATTTACACTGCCTATCGAAAACTATGCTCCGCAATATATTCCCAATGACTATTACGGTGAATTGATTAAGCTGGTGGAATCGGAAGGCAGTAGAATAAGCAGCCATTATGGCTGCATATACCCTCTCCTCGACTATAACTCGATGGATGAGGTTCGATGTACCCATATATTTACTCCATTAATGACCGATCGTCTGAACGGTCATCCCTCCTATAGGAGAAATATTCGCCTGATTTCGGAAAGCCGTTTCATAGGCATTGCTTTTCAGTATCATCCAGATCGTTATATAGAGCATTATCAGCGGTTATATCATCATATTCGTACTAACAAACTTCCTGCAGCCGATCATGTCTATGATCTGTTTATGCCAACAAGATACTCTCAGCAAAAAGAAGAATTCATGGTTGAATTAAAGGTGCAATTGCTCTAA
- the pheT gene encoding phenylalanine--tRNA ligase subunit beta, whose protein sequence is MKVSLEWLREYVDIAQSAEDLAEILTRGGIEVGGVEYLNQGLEAVVVGEITRMEHHPNADKLWICEVNLGDGSTTIVTGAQNLLVGDRIPVALPGTTLPNGVHIEISKLRGVESSGMLCSTEELHLDSGLGDPRSEGGILILEKETPLGATLDTVFGEGDCVLDLELYPNRPDCLGMVNVAREVASLTGGDLHLPAWAEGSQGPDYPVDPEARIILDEPELCRRYAGLVVEDVKIEPSSEWMQKRLKAAGVRPISNIVDITNYIMLEMGQPLHAFDRDAIVGAVHVRRAQTGEKLVTLDDIERELDPEMLLIADDEKALGLAGVMGGLNSEITDSTKRIFVESAHFSSVSIRRTSRRLGLRSEASNRFEKGVNSHGVAAALGRVAELVIRLGAGKPVGFVEQAGQLPEPAAVSLTVEKANSLLGTALIEEEITGVLKRLRFPYQEKDGEYEVQIPTYRSDITIEEDLIEEVARLTGYDRIPTTLPQGDQTQGRRTPEQEFKRTLRHLLVRLGLNEVMTYSFTRPDADRQFGDMDQAIPLLNPLREELSVMRTALLPSIMEIAARNISRRNLDIRLFEMGSIYKSQERPLVKLPQEELHLAGVIWGKSSRHWRTPVTEYDFYTVKGILEEVAREFGLEFEYRLPTAQELTHPGRSADIYLNGEKIGLMGEIHPAIGKEWELERALIFELAVAPLLEAGKRTIRAFSIPKFPAMQRDLAVVVPLEVSAQDVMKRIKELGGALLVQVNIFDVYTGKPIPEDRKSLAFALKYQALDRTLKDEEVNALNQQVLEGIEKEFGAAWRK, encoded by the coding sequence ATGAAGGTCAGTTTGGAATGGTTACGTGAATATGTGGATATCGCTCAGTCTGCCGAAGATTTAGCAGAGATCCTGACCCGGGGCGGGATTGAGGTCGGTGGCGTCGAGTATCTGAATCAAGGGCTGGAGGCAGTCGTGGTCGGTGAGATTACCCGTATGGAGCATCATCCTAATGCGGATAAGCTGTGGATCTGTGAAGTGAATCTAGGAGACGGGTCCACCACTATCGTCACAGGGGCCCAGAATCTGCTGGTCGGGGATCGAATCCCGGTGGCTTTGCCGGGAACCACGCTGCCCAATGGGGTTCATATCGAAATCTCCAAGCTGCGGGGAGTGGAATCTTCAGGAATGCTCTGCTCCACTGAGGAACTGCATTTGGACTCCGGCTTAGGGGACCCGCGCAGCGAAGGCGGTATTCTTATCTTGGAAAAGGAGACTCCCTTAGGGGCAACTTTAGATACCGTTTTTGGCGAAGGGGACTGCGTCCTGGATCTGGAGCTCTATCCCAACCGCCCCGATTGTCTGGGTATGGTGAATGTGGCACGGGAAGTGGCTTCTTTGACCGGAGGAGATCTCCATCTGCCTGCATGGGCGGAGGGGTCCCAAGGCCCGGATTATCCGGTGGATCCTGAGGCCCGGATTATCCTGGATGAGCCGGAGCTGTGCCGGCGCTATGCCGGCTTAGTGGTAGAGGATGTCAAGATTGAGCCTTCTTCGGAGTGGATGCAGAAACGTCTAAAAGCAGCGGGAGTGCGCCCGATCAGCAATATTGTGGATATTACCAACTATATTATGCTGGAGATGGGACAGCCTTTGCATGCGTTTGATCGGGATGCCATCGTCGGCGCCGTCCATGTGCGCCGGGCTCAGACCGGGGAGAAGCTGGTGACCCTTGATGATATAGAGCGGGAGCTTGATCCGGAAATGCTGCTCATTGCTGATGATGAAAAGGCTCTTGGCTTGGCGGGAGTCATGGGTGGTTTAAATAGTGAAATTACCGACTCCACCAAAAGAATTTTCGTGGAATCCGCTCATTTTTCCAGTGTAAGCATTCGCCGCACCAGCCGTCGTTTGGGACTGCGTTCAGAGGCATCCAATCGCTTTGAAAAAGGGGTCAACTCCCATGGTGTAGCAGCGGCCTTAGGCCGTGTGGCTGAGCTGGTTATTCGGCTGGGAGCCGGAAAACCGGTAGGCTTTGTTGAACAAGCGGGGCAGCTCCCAGAGCCTGCGGCGGTTTCCCTTACTGTGGAAAAAGCCAATTCCCTCCTGGGAACTGCTCTTATTGAGGAAGAGATCACCGGGGTTCTCAAGCGTTTGCGTTTTCCTTATCAAGAAAAGGATGGGGAATATGAGGTTCAGATTCCTACCTATCGTTCCGATATTACTATTGAAGAAGATTTAATCGAAGAAGTGGCCCGTTTGACAGGCTATGATCGGATTCCCACGACCTTGCCCCAGGGGGATCAGACTCAGGGGCGGAGGACTCCTGAGCAGGAATTTAAGCGCACTCTCCGCCATCTTCTGGTTCGTTTGGGTCTGAATGAGGTTATGACCTATTCCTTCACTCGCCCCGATGCCGATCGCCAGTTTGGAGATATGGATCAGGCTATTCCATTGCTGAATCCGCTGCGGGAAGAGCTAAGTGTGATGCGGACGGCTTTGCTTCCCAGCATTATGGAGATCGCCGCCCGGAATATCTCCCGCAGGAACCTGGATATCCGTCTTTTTGAGATGGGCAGTATTTATAAGAGCCAGGAGCGCCCCTTGGTCAAGCTTCCACAAGAGGAGCTGCATTTGGCCGGGGTGATCTGGGGCAAATCCTCCCGCCATTGGCGGACCCCGGTAACGGAGTATGATTTCTATACGGTGAAAGGGATTCTGGAGGAAGTGGCTCGTGAGTTTGGCCTGGAGTTCGAGTACCGGCTGCCCACTGCTCAGGAGCTCACCCATCCGGGACGTTCCGCAGATATCTACCTCAACGGTGAGAAGATCGGCTTGATGGGCGAGATTCATCCTGCTATAGGCAAGGAATGGGAACTGGAAAGGGCGTTGATTTTTGAATTGGCAGTGGCTCCCCTGCTGGAGGCCGGCAAGCGGACCATCCGAGCCTTCTCCATTCCGAAGTTCCCGGCGATGCAGCGGGATTTGGCTGTAGTGGTACCTCTGGAGGTCTCCGCCCAGGACGTTATGAAACGGATCAAGGAGCTGGGAGGAGCGCTTTTGGTTCAGGTGAATATCTTCGATGTCTATACCGGCAAACCTATTCCCGAAGATCGTAAGAGCCTGGCTTTTGCGCTGAAGTATCAAGCCTTGGATCGAACTTTAAAGGATGAAGAGGTCAATGCCTTAAACCAGCAAGTTCTAGAAGGGATTGAAAAGGAATTTGGAGCTGCCTGGAGAAAGTAG